The following coding sequences lie in one Stigmatopora argus isolate UIUO_Sarg chromosome 5, RoL_Sarg_1.0, whole genome shotgun sequence genomic window:
- the fam222aa gene encoding protein FAM222A has protein sequence MLACLQRRQNPPPQHPVCASKSLEPPQALGRKCDLVVPTHSPRYPTAAELDAYAQKTASSPLSIKIFPTNIRVPQHKHLNRTVNGYDTTGQRYSPYPHFHTGGYHGLLAIVKSSSSPLSSSSFVSSKGVLKNSEGRRTKLSPAHVAVAPYPPSSSTLVTGPSQMGFQTGPAKPPEGPGLSAPPNVTVAGSVIPVTGGRGLALPAQSNLPSIQSIIYQINQHCQAQALQQVCQGAPPSNSSPSKQSTTVMGVSSSSLGGGYMVGIAPQTNMVYTGSGAPAPNCEALKTGVYADGMDYILWQKQQQQQQQQQQAMLRMYSGGSGGGGAISKSPESCIPVSGIMAGQVSSSSSRPYQLTASASGGGGLDKVSSSPLNCVGMHGNFSVGQYFAPPWNSVLVTPDSDCYNPQELLVSSTGGSVTGHRDVGFPHHPYHHHHHHHHHPAIDSGGRLCCSLPSKSMCNTSVLSSSLQSLEYLINDIHPPCIKEQMLGKGYETVSVPRLLDHQHAHIRLPVYR, from the coding sequence GTGATCTGGTGGTGCCTACACATTCCCCTCGTTACCCCACCGCGGCAGAACTTGATGCCTACGCTCAGAAGACTGCCAGCAGTCCTCTGTCCATCAAGATCTTCCCAACCAACATCAGGGTCCCCCAGCACAAGCACCTTAACAGAACTGTAAACGGATACGACACCACCGGCCAACGCTACAGCCCCTATCCACACTTCCACACCGGGGGATACCATGGCCTGCTTGCCATCGTCAagtcctcttcctcccccttgTCGTCATCCTCCTTCGTCTCATCCAAAGGTGTTCTCAAGAACTCCGAAGGCAGACGGACTAAGCTCTCTCCGGCCCACGTTGCCGTCGCCCCGTACCCGCCAAGTAGTAGCACTTTAGTCACTGGCCCCAGCCAGATGGGATTTCAAACTGGGCCCGCCAAGCCTCCTGAGGGGCCCGGATTGTCTGCGCCTCCTAATGTCACTGTAGCTGGCTCGGTGATTCCTGTAACGGGGGGGCGGGGCCTCGCTCTCCCCGCACAGTCCAACCTCCCCTCCATCCAGAGCATCATATACCAGATCAACCAGCATTGCCAAGCCCAGGCTCTGCAGCAGGTGTGTCAAGGGGCACCTCCCTCCAATTCCAGTCCTTCCAAGCAGAGCACCACTGTCATGGGGGTCTCGTCTAGCTCCTTAGGTGGAGGCTACATGGTGGGAATTGCTCCGCAGACCAACATGGTGTACACGGGTTCGGGGGCGCCGGCTCCAAACTGTGAGGCGTTGAAGACCGGTGTTTACGCTGACGGCATGGACTACATCCTGTGGcaaaagcagcagcagcaacagcagcaacaacaacaggcCATGCTACGAATGTACAGCGGGGGCAGCGGGGGCGGAGGGGCCATCAGCAAGTCCCCGGAAAGTTGCATTCCGGTCAGCGGGATCATGGCGGGGCAGGTTTCATCGTCCTCGTCGAGACCTTACCAACTGACGGCGAGCGCTAGCGGCGGAGGCGGGCTGGACAAAGTCAGCTCTTCCCCGTTGAACTGCGTGGGCATGCATGGGAATTTCTCAGTGGGTCAGTACTTTGCACCTCCGTGGAACAGTGTCCTGGTGACACCCGATAGTGACTGCTACAACCCCCAAGAGCTCTTGGTGTCGTCCACAGGTGGCTCGGTCACGGGCCACAGAGATGTGGGCTTCCCGCACCATCCCtatcaccaccaccatcatcatcaccatcacccCGCCATCGATAGCGGGGGGCGGCTCTGTTGCAGCCTGCCCAGCAAGAGTATGTGCAACACATCCGTGTTGAGCAGCAGCTTGCAGTCTCTGGAATACCTGATTAACGACATCCACCCGCCCTGCATCAAGGAGCAGATGCTGGGCAAAGGCTACGAGACTGTGTCGGTGCCACGTCTGTTGGACCACCAGCACGCGCACATCCGCCTCCCCGTTTACAGATAG